TAATCTGTCACTGGAGGAGGGATTACCCCAGTCCATAAGACTCTCCCTGCCACAAGACATACAATCATCtgtggagaagagaggagaatcAGCTTCCCAGGTTCTTCCATACAGCTACTGAGTGCCCTGTGGGTGAAAGAAAAGCTCATGAACTTTTGCCACGCAGTAGAGAAGAGGAAGGCAAGGCTAGGGGCAGCATGAGCAGAGCACCATGTCCCCATTGGGGCAGCTGCTGatgcttctgcagagctgtcccCTCCAGGGcaacagagaagctgcagcaagttgagaggaaggtgaagaaaaccagcaaagaaCCAGAAAATGCTCAAGGGAAAAGGTCTTGAGTGTTCAGTGGATATAAGTTTTTCCATGATTATTCAAAGGTGCTAAAACCTTTTCATTGTGGAGAGATAAGAGCACCTGGTGAGCAGGGAGATAGACAGAGGGAATCCAGAGATGGAGGAGGAATCAGGGCAGCAATGgttctgctctggcagccaggTGAGAGGGAAGGTCTCTTGAGACCATTGCTGAGGTTGGCTTCTCCTTGCCCTACATGAGAGGACAGATGGGGTGGCTGGTAGAAAGGCTCTTTGCGAGTGTGACGGCATCTGCAGACACAGGTGCATTCAACAAGAGCAAATATTTGACCTGAAACAATGCATTGtgctcctcccagctgcagacagcagagcacaccagctccaggcagagcatcctCACTGCAGAAGAGGCATCCAAATAGTCCTGCACAGGCAAACGGTCCCAATCCcacctgtttaaaaaaactgGCATCAAACCACCAGTCAATGGGTTACAATGCAGAGCCCAAATTCCTGTTCAGTTCCTACAGAAAAGGTTAAGGAGAAAGACAGGCTTTAGGAGCATATCAAGGCTACTGACAGCTCCACTGTTCTGGGGTTAGGCTGCTCCTGAGCAGAGGGACAGTATCACCAATGCCCTCATGACAGAAATATTGCACTCCCACCATACAGCTTTTATAGGATGACAtatggggggggagggaagcGGGGAAAGACTTTGAAGCTAGCTGCTGCTTTATTGGCTTGTTCATGGTTAACCAAAGGAGAGAAGGTGTCTGGGGGTGAAGAGAGGGTGCCAAGTTTCAAAGGGTAACTTGGCTCAGCGCAATGAAGTGTGCTGTCACAACAGGAGCAGCGAGTCAGCTTTATGGAGGTGGGGAGGACAATGTTGGAGAAGACTAAGAAGGCGATCAAGATTCGTAACTGTACcatgagggagctgctggcagaagcACTAGGAACATTCATCCTTATGGTAAGGAGGAGtctgtgcgtgtgtgtgtgtgtgcaaccAATTAAGGCAGCAATTTGTAAGGTCAGTGGTTTCCTACCACATCCTCGGGATTGCTCAGTGGTTGGTTGCTACTGCTCACCCCTCTGCTTTGGTGGGATGGCAGTTTCCTGGCAGGCAGACCATGTGCCAAAAAACCTTCTGGAGCACAAAAGTaatgcagggaaagggaggtgAGCGCTGGGAGAGAATGAAGTAGGTGAATCATTTCAgttgggaaagacctttaagattTCAACAATTAACTCAGCACTGTCAAGGCCACTGACTAAAGCATttccctaagtgccacatctacatgtcttttagaCACCTCCAAGGTGTTATATGTATGTAATATCTGTAAAagccaccacttccctgggcagcctgttccaatgcttgacaaccctgTTGGTGAACAGATTTTTCCTCAAATCTAATcctcccctggcacaatttgaggccatttccttctgtcctgtcacttgttacttgggagaagaggccacCCCTCCCCTCGctacaccctcctgtcagggagctggagagagTGATCAGGACCTCCctaagcctccttttctcccgGCTGAAaatccccagctcctgcagctgctccttatCAAACTTGTACTCctgacccttccccagctccactgcccttctctggacatgttgctctttcagttttcttctagGAGAAAATTGAGGAAGCGTTTGGGAATGAAGTCAAAGATCAGTGTCTAAAATGATTGTGCCACACCCCCTGAAAGATCCCAGAGAGTGAATTGaggcttttcttcctgctgtgccagaggtGCGGTGTAGCTGGGGAGCAGACCCTGGAAAGCAGACCCTGACTCTTCTATCACTGTCaactgtgaaatgaaaacagcattCATCCATCTTCCTCTCGGGTTTGCCAGGGTAATGAACTTTCCAGAGAAATTCTCCAAAACCACAACCCAGCATTAGGAAATATAATTACAGGGTGTGAAGCATGCCAGGATTTCACTTTTGATTTTCTTGCTGCCAGTTGAATAGTGCTTATGTAAATCATACATAAACTGCCCCTGTGCTTATGTAAATCATACATAAACGGCCCCCTTGCCTGAGGGATCTGttcacaaagaaataattaagtGGGTTGGAGCTCCCGGGCTGCTTCAGAAGTGTTTGGGTAGAGGACTAGGAAGGTTTTGCAGTCAAGATTGATCCCTGGTGGGGGTGAAGTACCCACTGAGACCAGAGACTTTGATTGTTGGATCAACATGGCAGAATGAGATCCTCCCTCTGAGAAGGCAGAGTTGTCTGTGCCAACTTGCTACAGCTGGACTTAGCCTCTGCTGAGACTGGACAGAGGCTGGCATGCAAAGGCTGGGCATAACCCAAATAACTTGTACTTGGAGGTTAACAGAGGAGGAAGTTAAGACTTGTGTTAGCATAGGGACCTTCTGACACAGCTTTCTGTACCAAGAAAGGTGCTCATTTCCAAGGGCAACAACTGCCTATGCAGAGCACGGTTGCTTTTTATCTCATCATTTTGCACATTTAGCTCTTCGAATTACACTCCCAGGTAGTTTTGCACCCATAGTAAGTCAGAGTACAGACATCTGTGACTCGTCTGCAGCAGCTTAGCAaaccattttgcttttttcattctctgttATTTGGTGGTAGAAGTTCCTAGGTGACGAAGGACAACTTCAGGGTTGTCCTGCCAGGGACGCAGTATGAGGTGGAGACTTTACTCTGCACTCTGACAGTTCAAGGCAGATTTTGCAGCCTGCAGCTCACATTGGCTCTTCCATCACTGATCCatgagagggaagagagaaaaggagggcACTGCACATGGGCTGAAGACAGGAAGCATCCAGCATCAGAACAAAGCATACAGCACCCAACTCTTCAGCAGCGCCTTGGCCCTCAGTGCAACAGGCAATGTGCTGGATGCATCTCCAGGATGCCTGAATGGCTGTTATTTGGACCACAACACTCACCCCAGGGCCTCTCAGTTTAATGGACAGGCAGCATTGGTAAGAGGAACCCGGCAGCAGGACTAAGCAGCACAAGGACTAGGgaagaaggaattaaaataaacgATGTTTTGGGACTGTGAGGATGCAGGAAAAGACCAGAGGTTTGGATCTGTGCTGAAAAACAGATTCTGTGGCCTATCATgtgttttttttcaggataaTGCTGTTTATGCTCAGTCATGtctcctgccctgcactgctCTCTCTGCACATGTGTGCTCTCCTGCAATACCTGCGCCTTACACATTTGTTGTCTCTTGGGTCTGGCTTTGGAAAAATCAGAGATGCATATACAGAATTTGTGTAATTTGCAGATGTTAGGGGGACATCACAAACTGTTTCTGGGGGCTTTTGCTGAGGCAGACTGAGAAGGGCTCACACTGTGGGGGCTGTAGCTTTGCGCAGAGCACAGAGTGTGGTCTGTGTCTACAAGAGAGATAAGAAGAGCAGCATCTCTGGAGAACAGGGGATTTGGGTGATGTCTATAAGCAATGAAGGGAAGCAGACACATGAGATAAAATTTGGATGCAGGCAGAGTAGCCAGAAAAGATCACAGTTAAACAGTACAAGCCAAAGCAGAAGTTTATATGCTGGAGAACATACTGACTTTCTTGTCTTGAAAGACATGTCACCTTGGATAAACATCAGTGCAGTCCAAGTAACAGGATAAACTTTCCAAATCCTCAGTGGTTTTTTAGGCAGAAACCTGAAGAGATGCCTTGTCCTTCTCCAGACTTTGGTGTAAGAGCACGCAAAGAACTGATTTTTCCACTCTTACCACATCAAAAGCATGAAATAGAATTCCCTCTTTCAGGACAGAGCAATGCCTTGAATATATGTTTTCCTGCTGGAGAGTGTTtacttttagtttttttctctgattctcCTTTAGTCACTAAAAAAACATTGAAACTTTGGCTGtttccaaactgaaaatatATGTGTTTAATGGAAAAGTTAAAccagaatttcctttctttcgCTGAAATGTTACCAAAATTAGTGCAGAGTTTTGCAAACAGCTGTACGCTGCCTAAACTACATTTTTAGTCAATAAATTGCACACCAGGAAAAGAAGGACAGTAAGAATTTGCACTCCCTCCTTCCATCTGTCTTGGATGTTGTCTCCTGGTGGTCCACAGTGATGCTCCTCTGGTTCATGTCCCTGGTTTCAGGCTGAGGCATCTGCAGTGTGGCTGTGTGAATGACCCCCATGGAGCCCCAGCTCTTGGTGTGAGTGTTTGGGGTTTGTATCCCCATACCCAACCATAATGAGAGTGCCTAGTTTGGTTTGATGGGCACCAGTCTCAGACATCACTTCAACTTTTGCAGGGCGAGGTTGTTCTTTGTCTTCAGACCGTGGTCACCTTAGAGACTTCCTGTGTTTTGGAGCtcattatttttgcagaaaaaatagcaaagaagCTCAGTCTACCACAGCAACAAGAACACTTTTAacactcttttctctctttctttttacaCAGGTTTTTGGCTTGTCCTCTGTGGCACAAGTGGTATTGGGAAAAGGAAACACTGGTCAGTATCTGAGCATCAATATGGCATTTGGCATTGGTGTTACCATGGGCATCTATGCGGCTAGAGGAGTATCTGGTGAGCAGCACACTCAGGCATGGGACATATCCATGTCCCATAAAGGCCACGTGCGTTGGGGACAGGAGGAATGGGGTGTGGAGGGGGGCAGTgccttcacaaaaaaaaaaagcagtcctAGAACACCCAGgcaagaaaagcaggagaagccAGGCACGCCCAATATACCTTCAGAATACTGACCCCAAACTTGTGTTCTGAGCTGTGACAGGGCAAGTGGGATAGGGAGAGTTGAGGAGGTTTGGCCACCCCCTTCTGTTGTGGCCAGGAGAGCCAGGTTTCAGCAGCTCCCCCATTTGGCCCATGCCAGCATGGCCCAAGCAGACAGGGAGCTCCCAAAACGTGCTGCTGATATGACCCATGGAgaagtaaataatttattgCAAAGGAGAGCTTACTGCTGATGTTGCAAAAGGAATGGTATGCAAATTTTCTCCTTATCACACACACCCATGCACAGATGCCCCACATGAACGTGGGAAGTGGTGTTTTGGGGCCATGGGGTGGCATCCCCCACATGACAGGAGCATTACCTTTGCCTTCTGCAATTTCTGCATTCGTTTCCACCAGGAGAAGACATTAAGGGCTCTAATAGGCAGAAAATTAAAGCAACTCCTTGCTCTTGAACTGTTGGAGCAGACAGAGGTCCAAATTTGGGGCTggcttggaaaggaaaatttttccATGTGAGCAGTTAGGAGCAGTCAGCTCTtgattttcttgtcctttttggAGCTGGTGCAAACATCCTGGGGAAAGCAGACTGAGGAAAGCAGGACCTGCAGTCCCAAGTGACTTTTGAGAATGAGCTGATCTGTTGAGGAGAGAGGGCAGTGCAGAAGGGATCTCAGTTCAGTCGGCAATAGTATGGTTACAAAGCAAACTTCAGACCTTCCTGACATAGCAATTTGGCTTCATCTGTGTCACAAGATGCTTTTTGTGATCTCTGAAATGGCTGGCCATACTCACATAAGAGCAGAGGATCAAAGAAGGGATCTACCCCCATTCCAGTTATGGTTGTTGGACTGCAGCAGGTGGTACATGCACTTCACTCTGTCCTGCACTTTGATGAAATGATGGGTGTCTGCATCTTACCCCTTTTGGAGTAGAAGATGGTCATGAAGGCTGGAACATTTACTGGCCCCCAAAGTTTATACctaggcaggaaaaaaaaatatttcatttagaCTCCTGGGGATAGGAGGCCTGAAGAACACATGCGGTTTGCACTGAGGGCACCAGACCCGGAACCATTTAGTTTTCAAAAGCACTATTGTGATGCCAACCTCCTTGACAGAAAGTGTTCCATCAAAACACAGGTCCTCATCTACCAGTAGCCACATAAAAAGTGCTGAGGTATGGGCTCTTTTTAAGCTCAGTAGGGAGAAGCCCCTTGAGAAACTTAGAGGGAAACTCATGCCATCCCAAGAGAGGTATGTCTGACAGGTGAGATGACCCACTCTCTGGGGGCAGCCTGTGGTCTACAGAATTTTTAGAAGACTAGCTAGGAGCTCTTTGACCTGCATGATTCAGCTGTTGAGAGAGAAAGGCTCattttgtgtctgtgctggATTAAGACCCTGACCTGAGAGAGTCTTGCTGTTCTGGGTCAGTGTCTGGGTGATTACTGTGGGGCATGGGgcatagaaccacagaatattttgggttggaagagacctttcaagttcatccagtccaactgccctgcaatgagcagggacatcttcaactgcagcaggttgctcagagccctgtccaacctggccttgactgtttccagggatggggcatccaccacgTCACATGTTCCAAAACAGCTGCACCAGTGTTGAGGCctctctttttctgtgattttgcagGAGCTCATCTGAATGCTGCCATCACCATTACACAATGGGTTTTAGGAAACCTCTCCTGGACAAAGCTTGCAGCTTATATAACCGGCCAGTTCCTGGGCTCCTTTATGGCAGCAGCCACCGTCTTTGCCCTCTACTATGGTAGGGTCGTGTCTTTTATCACAGAGGTTGCTGTAGGTATAATTTCATTCAGCTCACACTCTTGTCAAAAATACGTCCTTTTACAGTACCTAGCATGATTTCTGGGTGAGGAGGGCAAGCTCCTGGCTTGTGGGACAGACTTCACAGCTCAAGTTCAGAGCAGGTCCCAGATATACCTCTGGGAAGGATACACAATTCCTGGAGAACACAGCTCCTTTTACTCAGGGCATTCCCACTTTCCAAAACCTGTCTTCAGCAGAAGGGCAGTAGCTGCATTTTGtcagcattttgtttccagGTCTGCAGGAGCTTTATTTACATGAACTACCATGTATtaggtgctgctggagctctggggGGACTCTGCTGGTCTGTGGAACACAGGTTTGCAGCCATCAGGGGTTTTGAGCTGTGAGCAGAGGACCCACCACCCACTGTCTCTAGCATGTCTCAGTCTCTGAGGGGCAGAGGGTTGGAGGCCTCCACTGCCTGCAGACCATCCAGGCTACCCcaggctcctggagcagggataGGGAGCTGGTAGGTGTAAGGAAGCGACTGCAGATCAAAGTGTGTGGGTAACAGGTATTGGTGAGTTCATGCCCTGCGAGGAGTGTATCACCTCCATCACGTCTTCCATTGCCTCCCTTCTACCTGATGTCTGTGCTGGCTGCAACAGGTggacttgtgtgtgtgtgtcctgtgGGATCAACACTGTGCTAACTTCCGTAATTCCCACTTCTCCTAGATGCTATTTACGACTACACCCAAGGAAACCTTACAGTGTCAGGACCAACTGCCACAGCGATGATCTTTTCCACTTACCCTGCTCCCAGTGTATCCTTGCAGGGAGCCTTCTTCACAGAGGTCAGTGGGAATGGCTGTGGTGTGCTAGGAGAAGGTGGGTAGTACAAGGTGCTGCTACAAGGCTGCTACAGGGTCCCCACAGCCCTACATACACAGACACAACCACAACCTCTTCCCCAAGGAGCCCAGCATCCAGGCAGGTGCCTGAAAGGCAAGATCCGAGGCATCTTGGTGGCGGGGCAAGCCTAAAGGGCTGGGCCTAAAGGGTAATACCTGAAGGCTGCTCCATAGCTTGGTCCAGGGCCTCTCCAGACACCTTCCCTGCATGCAGCACAAGCAGTGGGAAGTGAGAAGCTGAGCTGTATCACCAGCCATCTCCTCTGGGTTCTGGGCTGAATCCCTATTTGGATTCTACACCCAATCCATGCTCcttggcagctgtgctgggtgtcTCTCCCCAGCATGGAGAGCCTGGGACTGTCCCCACATGAGCACAGCCTGGATTGAACCTCTATGTTTGAACAGACCCACTGAGACTGTGCAGTGGATTCCCAGCTTACAGCACAGTGTCCAGATGCCCAGAAATAGGAAAGGGATGCTTCAGGGGATGTGGGGCACTGAGACACCAGGGAAGGAAGATTCACTTCCAATGCAAATCTGGAAGTCTATGATTTTGACTCTGAGCTGACAAAACTCCTGCCTGGGCATGATGAAAAGGATGGTGGGAATGGAAAACCCTAGAAGTGGGGAGTGGatcccctcagcctcctgtgGACCAGGAAGTGTCCTTGATGCCCAAGAATGCAAATAAAAGTGACAATGCCTTGGCAAAAGCTgcagtttctggttttgctggtgTCTGTGCAAGCAAGGAAGATACAGGTGTCATCACCTCTATCAAAACTATGCTTCTTGATGTCCCAAGCACTGCAAATCTACAAATACCAGCTATGTAGTCACTGATGGGAAATTCAGTTTCCCAGGTGAGCATCTGGTATCTGCATACAGGCTGTATAAAACATCACTTCCTCTAGGGAGGATCAGGTTTGTCTCGTGAGCAGTTTGTTATGGCTCTGCTTCTATTCGACAGAATGTACTTAAAATAACCCATTTCCCTGACttgaaagatggagagagagaacATTGCTGAGAAGTTTGTATCAGTCTTGGTGATGAGGCTTTTTGCTGAGAAAACCTCAGCAAAGGTGATGAGGTTTTTGCTGAGAGAATTTTCTTCAGTCCACCTGTGAGGAAGGAATAAGAGTTGGGTCCTTCCTGCCTTGACCAGACCATGAATCTCATCTCCTCTTTCATTCTGGGAAGTCTCTCCCTCTTTGCTGAGCAGGATCTTTCAGCCTTCCCCATTCTCTCTCCTGACCGGTTCTTCTCCCTTGTCTGTTCCTGCAGTTTACAGCAACAGTTATGCTGATCCTGGGCGTTCTAGTCATCCAGGATGAGAAAAACAACGCAGCCTTGAAAGGTGCTCAGCCCATGCTCTCGGGTATGCTGGTCCTGGGCATTGGTCTGGGAATGGGGCTGAACACAGGCTATGCCATAAACCCCTCCAGGGACTTGCCCCCCAGGATCTTCACGGCAATGGCTGGCTGGGGAATGGACGTCTTCACGTGAGTGACCTGTTCTGCTCTTACACTGCTCAGCTTGCCAGGGGGGAGATAAGCACAAGATTAAATGTGTCatgcagcctttttctttggacCAAGTGATGATACCACTGCAAAGTGTGCCTA
This sequence is a window from Corvus moneduloides isolate bCorMon1 chromosome Z, bCorMon1.pri, whole genome shotgun sequence. Protein-coding genes within it:
- the LOC116437565 gene encoding aquaporin-7-like isoform X2 is translated as MQHHAQGRTPPMNRHIPPHVAPPPSYVPSRHPSGQYDWSKPDHPSGQYDWSKPDHMEEQHVQEQRVSFMEVGRTMLEKTKKAIKIRNCTMRELLAEALGTFILMVFGLSSVAQVVLGKGNTGAHLNAAITITQWVLGNLSWTKLAAYITGQFLGSFMAAATVFALYYDAIYDYTQGNLTVSGPTATAMIFSTYPAPSVSLQGAFFTEFTATVMLILGVLVIQDEKNNAALKGAQPMLSGMLVLGIGLGMGLNTGYAINPSRDLPPRIFTAMAGWGMDVFTADHSWWWVPVAAPILGCLAGVFIYKACIGFHNEPDHETENKKEEAGTETSKL
- the LOC116437565 gene encoding aquaporin-7-like isoform X1, which encodes MQHHAQGRTPPMNRHIPPHVAPPPSYVPSRHPSGQYDWSKPDHPSGQYDWSKPDHMEEQHVQEQRVSFMEVGRTMLEKTKKAIKIRNCTMRELLAEALGTFILMVFGLSSVAQVVLGKGNTGQYLSINMAFGIGVTMGIYAARGVSGAHLNAAITITQWVLGNLSWTKLAAYITGQFLGSFMAAATVFALYYDAIYDYTQGNLTVSGPTATAMIFSTYPAPSVSLQGAFFTEFTATVMLILGVLVIQDEKNNAALKGAQPMLSGMLVLGIGLGMGLNTGYAINPSRDLPPRIFTAMAGWGMDVFTADHSWWWVPVAAPILGCLAGVFIYKACIGFHNEPDHETENKKEEAGTETSKL